One part of the Arachidicoccus terrestris genome encodes these proteins:
- a CDS encoding AraC family transcriptional regulator yields MKPQFHKVPLLANSSYVARHEYKRQQTETSWHYHPEMELVYIKRGSGSRYIGNNISPFAAGEVILLGENIPHIWRFNKDNSAKSFQMDAEALSIHFHQECLGKDIFQLQEAYLLPRLFEKAKSGLLIEGDARAKVATLMQEALEATNLDRIIILLKILKTLAESSDLSPICISHNVPPKSSEYDQARLNEICAYTLSNYKNDITLEEISAISHLSTTSFCRYFKSMTKKTYYNFLNEIRVSQACKLLIEDKIPTNIICFESGFNNISNFYRHFKKVTGVTPFEYKKKYLSC; encoded by the coding sequence ATGAAACCCCAATTCCATAAAGTACCCCTGCTGGCCAATAGTTCTTATGTTGCACGACATGAATACAAGCGTCAACAAACAGAGACCAGCTGGCATTACCATCCGGAGATGGAGTTGGTATATATCAAACGTGGCAGCGGGTCGCGCTATATTGGTAATAATATTTCTCCGTTTGCTGCCGGAGAAGTTATATTGCTGGGTGAAAACATACCGCATATCTGGCGGTTCAACAAAGACAATTCCGCAAAAAGTTTCCAAATGGATGCGGAAGCCCTGTCTATTCATTTTCATCAGGAATGCCTGGGTAAAGATATTTTTCAATTGCAGGAAGCCTATCTATTGCCCCGCCTGTTCGAAAAGGCAAAGAGCGGGCTATTGATTGAAGGCGATGCCAGAGCAAAAGTAGCCACACTGATGCAGGAAGCATTAGAGGCAACAAATCTGGACCGGATCATCATCTTACTAAAGATACTGAAAACCCTGGCCGAGTCATCTGATTTAAGCCCGATTTGCATTTCTCACAATGTACCGCCGAAATCAAGTGAATATGATCAGGCCAGACTCAATGAGATCTGTGCCTATACGCTCTCTAACTACAAAAATGATATTACCCTGGAAGAAATATCTGCGATCAGTCACCTTAGTACCACTTCTTTCTGTAGGTATTTTAAATCCATGACCAAGAAGACCTATTATAATTTCCTCAATGAAATCCGGGTCAGCCAGGCATGCAAACTACTGATTGAAGACAAGATCCCTACCAATATCATCTGTTTCGAAAGCGGATTCAATAATATTTCCAACTTTTACAGACATTTTAAAAAAGTAACGGGTGTAACGCCCTTTGAATATAAGAAAAAATACCTGAGTTGCTAG
- a CDS encoding aceric acid hydrolase has translation MKKSKFGSVRINVRSTFVIYACLMLLLLFTSTARSQGLDQKAGITDTKNSPFAKLEGVPMQDVQWTSGFWADWFKVCDTSMIPNMWHLFNNDTLSHGYKNFKIAAGLDTGIHIGPPFMDGDFLKWLEGAAAVYAHTKSPELGKLMDGIIRVIAKAQRPDGYLGTQVQITAREHPDSLKVFGDTLSFEAYNLGHLMTTACVYYRATGKTTLLNVAEKAAGFLQQYYTHSSPTLARSAICPAHYMGVIELYRTTGKKKYLELAQKLMDLRDGVTNGTDQNQDRIPFRQQKTAVGHAVRANYLYAGAADVFLETGDSSLIKPLGAIWQDVVNRKMYITGGCGALYDGVSPDGTSYHPSEIQQVAQAYGRPYQLPNYTAHDETCANIGNMLWNWRMLQITADEKYADVLERTLYNSVLSGISLDGKTFLYANPLAYNRSQPFTLRWSELPRDPYIGYSFCCPPNVVRTIAEASDYLYGIGKDGLYLHLYGANQLSTKTADGETISIHEVTNYPWNGNIMLALKKMPEGLFTVHLRIPGWAHEASIRVNGKEVTGDIVAGSYFPLTRKWKSGDTIELELPMEVKLMAANPLVEANRGQVAIQRGPIVYCLESKDLPAGTDITDVTIDKNSEWVTRQIQIGPQQITTLETTAYLKPEAKNKNALYYPLTNKASRPVKVRLIPYYSWENRGRADMEVWLPLAAK, from the coding sequence ATGAAGAAGTCAAAATTTGGGTCGGTCAGAATAAATGTAAGAAGTACATTTGTAATCTATGCATGCCTGATGCTTCTCCTACTGTTTACCTCCACAGCCAGGAGTCAGGGATTAGATCAGAAAGCAGGGATCACAGATACGAAAAATAGCCCTTTTGCTAAATTGGAAGGTGTACCCATGCAGGATGTGCAATGGACCAGCGGTTTTTGGGCGGATTGGTTTAAGGTCTGTGATACTTCTATGATTCCCAATATGTGGCATTTGTTTAATAATGATACGCTTAGCCACGGGTATAAAAATTTTAAGATCGCTGCAGGACTGGATACGGGTATTCATATCGGTCCTCCGTTTATGGATGGAGACTTCCTGAAATGGCTGGAAGGGGCCGCGGCGGTATATGCACACACAAAATCTCCCGAGCTGGGTAAGCTTATGGATGGTATTATCCGTGTGATCGCAAAAGCGCAGCGCCCGGACGGTTATCTGGGAACACAGGTACAGATTACGGCCCGGGAACATCCTGACTCTTTAAAAGTCTTTGGCGATACCCTCAGTTTCGAGGCCTATAATCTGGGTCACCTCATGACAACGGCCTGTGTGTATTACCGGGCGACCGGCAAAACAACACTGTTGAATGTGGCGGAGAAAGCGGCAGGTTTTCTACAGCAGTATTATACTCACTCTTCGCCGACACTTGCCAGGAGTGCTATTTGTCCGGCGCATTATATGGGTGTGATTGAGCTGTATCGGACCACAGGCAAGAAAAAATACCTGGAATTAGCTCAAAAGCTGATGGACCTTCGTGACGGCGTGACCAACGGAACTGACCAGAATCAGGACCGTATCCCATTCAGACAACAAAAGACGGCTGTAGGTCATGCCGTCAGGGCGAACTATCTTTATGCGGGTGCTGCCGATGTTTTTCTGGAAACAGGGGACAGTAGTCTGATAAAGCCATTGGGGGCCATTTGGCAGGATGTGGTGAATCGAAAAATGTATATAACCGGTGGTTGCGGGGCACTTTATGACGGCGTATCACCGGACGGCACCTCCTATCACCCCTCAGAAATTCAGCAGGTGGCACAGGCCTATGGCAGACCCTATCAATTGCCCAATTATACGGCCCACGATGAGACTTGCGCGAATATCGGCAATATGCTCTGGAATTGGCGTATGTTACAGATAACGGCAGATGAAAAATATGCGGATGTGTTAGAGCGGACTTTGTATAACAGTGTATTATCCGGCATTAGCCTGGACGGTAAAACATTTTTATATGCCAATCCATTGGCCTATAACCGCAGTCAGCCTTTCACGCTCCGCTGGTCTGAACTGCCCCGTGATCCCTATATCGGCTATTCCTTTTGCTGCCCGCCCAACGTCGTAAGGACGATTGCGGAAGCCAGCGATTATTTGTACGGCATAGGAAAAGATGGCTTGTATTTACATCTCTATGGCGCTAATCAGTTGTCCACAAAAACTGCGGACGGTGAAACGATCTCCATTCATGAAGTGACGAACTATCCCTGGAATGGAAATATTATGCTGGCGCTTAAAAAGATGCCTGAGGGACTGTTTACTGTGCATCTCAGAATCCCGGGCTGGGCCCATGAGGCCAGTATTCGCGTAAACGGTAAAGAAGTGACAGGTGATATCGTTGCCGGCAGTTATTTTCCTCTTACAAGAAAATGGAAATCCGGAGATACAATTGAGCTTGAATTACCGATGGAAGTAAAACTAATGGCGGCTAACCCGCTGGTAGAAGCCAATAGGGGGCAGGTGGCCATTCAACGTGGCCCCATTGTATATTGCCTGGAATCTAAAGACTTACCGGCTGGTACGGATATTACGGATGTTACCATCGATAAAAACAGCGAGTGGGTAACCAGACAGATACAGATCGGGCCACAGCAGATTACCACGCTGGAAACAACAGCTTATCTGAAGCCCGAAGCAAAAAATAAAAATGCGCTTTATTATCCCCTGACAAATAAAGCCAGCAGGCCGGTTAAGGTTCGCCTGATTCCGTACTACAGCTGGGAAAACAGAGGCCGTGCGGATATGGAAGTATGGTTGCCACTTGCGGCCAAATAG
- a CDS encoding FAD-binding oxidoreductase, whose protein sequence is MLSSAISQLSRELSGYILQPGEAEYEAAIRIDNGRIQFRPRLIIFPAVIEDVRLGFKFAVTHNLPFSVKGGGHSAAGYCMNEGGVVMAMKNLNKITFNPKNESVTAEMGVIWYDVYKFMQETGTGLVPVGGGCPTVAPPGFMLGGGYSFVSRSYGMSIDNLLSLKIITPDGELRHIGVHSSAQDDIDLFWACRGGGGGNFGIVTEMEMRVRKPNSEKMLVGQIRYPLEQAEEVLGYYNDWVEGLPDAMAVYGYMGNQKDLIDKTTNIKVIGLTPVFNGDCKEGVDLLQGLLKLKPINADLYNMTLPEWEFYNGYTTIVDGRSSYIRSSVLPPKGMNNKVAKVIQDAMKHAPSPDSFAVWTHAGGAIEKVPADGTAYVHRQSRFIPEIKSIWDLNKPGDTLENVEWAYSFFEALSKAGNATGAYVNYIDPLLHDWQQQYYGSNYKRLMNIKKTIDPNNYFHFQQSVGSPFNPSKKLTDLSPLNRTQLIPDA, encoded by the coding sequence AAGCCGCCATACGCATCGACAACGGTAGAATCCAATTCAGGCCACGCCTGATTATTTTCCCCGCGGTCATAGAAGATGTCAGGCTGGGATTCAAATTTGCAGTCACACACAATCTGCCGTTCTCCGTTAAAGGAGGTGGTCATAGCGCTGCCGGCTATTGTATGAATGAAGGAGGCGTTGTCATGGCTATGAAGAATCTTAATAAAATCACTTTCAATCCGAAAAATGAAAGCGTTACCGCAGAAATGGGCGTCATCTGGTATGATGTATATAAGTTCATGCAGGAGACCGGCACCGGCCTTGTTCCTGTTGGCGGCGGCTGCCCCACGGTTGCCCCGCCCGGTTTTATGCTGGGGGGCGGTTATAGCTTTGTCTCCAGATCTTATGGCATGAGCATCGACAATCTGCTAAGTTTGAAAATTATAACACCGGACGGGGAGTTAAGACATATCGGCGTCCACAGTAGCGCGCAAGATGATATTGATCTGTTCTGGGCCTGCCGCGGGGGCGGTGGCGGCAATTTTGGCATCGTTACGGAAATGGAAATGCGGGTCAGGAAACCCAATAGCGAGAAAATGCTCGTGGGCCAGATCAGATATCCCCTGGAGCAGGCTGAGGAGGTGCTGGGCTATTATAATGACTGGGTGGAAGGCCTGCCGGACGCTATGGCTGTCTACGGTTATATGGGCAACCAAAAAGATCTTATAGACAAGACCACCAATATCAAGGTCATAGGTCTGACACCGGTTTTCAACGGCGACTGTAAAGAAGGCGTAGATCTACTGCAAGGCTTACTCAAACTAAAACCCATCAATGCGGATCTATATAATATGACGCTGCCAGAGTGGGAGTTTTACAATGGATACACCACCATTGTCGACGGCAGAAGCTCCTATATACGTTCCTCCGTCCTGCCACCGAAGGGTATGAACAACAAAGTCGCCAAAGTCATACAGGACGCCATGAAACACGCACCCTCTCCCGACAGCTTTGCGGTCTGGACGCATGCGGGTGGCGCTATTGAGAAGGTACCGGCTGACGGCACCGCCTATGTCCATCGGCAGAGCCGCTTCATTCCGGAAATAAAATCTATCTGGGACTTAAACAAACCCGGAGATACGCTGGAAAATGTTGAGTGGGCCTATTCTTTCTTTGAGGCGCTAAGCAAGGCCGGCAATGCTACCGGGGCCTATGTCAATTACATCGACCCGCTATTGCATGACTGGCAGCAACAGTATTATGGCAGTAATTACAAGCGGCTCATGAATATCAAAAAAACAATAGACCCCAATAATTATTTCCATTTTCAGCAAAGCGTCGGATCTCCTTTCAATCCATCAAAGAAGCTGACAGACCTGAGTCCCCTAAACCGGACGCAGCTTATCCCAGATGCATAA
- a CDS encoding glycosyl hydrolase codes for MIKFSMHSNYVRRKYFQWLFILLLPASLCSVRELSGQPALRKQHFAVIPAGENYNPAKPWVLWYWMDASVSEAGIRADLIAMKEQGIAGAYLVCIRGKADSLLIDPPVVQLTPVWWTKIKKTFQIADSLGLKLGMHVGDGFATAGGPWITPELSMQRVVWADTTIEGGSTQPLVLPRPKNIRENYYEDIAVYAFPALRGGDSSTDNIRPEVRTNAEGQDAGKLVVPGNTENFSYKKPCWIEYRFKEPFTCRTVDITTKGVTFQAKRLSIWISDDGQNYRFFTRLKPARSGWQDYTYPVHYTIPAVRSRYFRFVYDPAGTEPGSEDLDDAKWSPSLKLTGLRLGSRSQIPHFEGKSGAVWRISDRADSVLIPDNDCIARPRLLNITDALQPDGRLRWKVPAGQWTILRMGHSSTGMKNATAGGGQGLECDKLNPVAVQLQFDNWFGKVIRRLGPDLSSRVLKVFYMDSWECGSQNWSPVFRKAFKEKRGYDPLDYLPVMAGYPVGSARKSEDFLHDIRLTIADLLNENYFTTLADLAHSKGYKVAAECTAPIMVADGIRHFDQVDFPMGEFWLRSPTHDKPNDIRDAISGGHIYGRRIIQAEAFTELRNKWDEYPAMLKTLQDHHYALGVNRLVFHVFGENPWLNREPGMTLGGVGLYFQRNQTWWPMAHGWMDYTRRCQALLQQGVPVTDVVVFNGEELPSRAVLPDRLVSTLPGIFSDERLSQERKRLTNEGNPMQHIPEKVTSSAGITTAKDWVDPLHGYKYDAINRDALLRLATVRSGRIVLPGGASYGILVLPRLDKMDPNHQYMSVVVARKLLQLVKAGARILVDRYPRFPQGQAEGIYSGDTLRALIKELIGTRRFFDDHSSSGYVRKVGKGEVLYGPYTRKDFNGIGIERDFQATGEKGLPLKGIAWNHRQLDHVDKTTLKSNSDVPNLDSVGATDLYFVANQTDTARRFQITLREGAKVPLLYDPVQARYLPVSRWKTDKEKTTVGLQLPANGSVFVLLKKSKTVPAGATGKSVEEVNESRQTLELSGAWKVQFDPRRGGPAEPVLFDRLTDWTQNALESIRHYSGVATYLLNFNWKGAAGGGSLSHKIAFLTLGKVNNIAGIRLNGIDCGVAWTAPYQVDITKALKVGNNHLEIKVANTWSNRIIADQKLPASERQTWTTAPFNLEKRGPLPAGLLGPVRLIVEDVYPKDQ; via the coding sequence TTGATCAAATTTAGTATGCACAGTAATTATGTAAGGAGAAAATACTTTCAATGGCTTTTTATATTGCTTTTGCCTGCCAGCCTTTGTTCGGTACGTGAATTAAGCGGGCAACCTGCTTTACGTAAGCAACATTTTGCCGTCATCCCGGCAGGCGAGAATTATAATCCGGCAAAGCCCTGGGTGTTGTGGTATTGGATGGATGCCAGCGTTTCTGAAGCGGGGATCAGGGCAGACCTGATCGCGATGAAAGAGCAAGGCATTGCAGGTGCCTATCTGGTATGTATAAGGGGTAAGGCGGATTCTTTATTGATAGATCCGCCTGTTGTGCAATTAACACCGGTCTGGTGGACAAAGATCAAAAAGACCTTCCAGATCGCCGATAGCCTGGGTCTTAAATTAGGAATGCATGTGGGAGACGGGTTTGCTACTGCCGGGGGCCCCTGGATCACCCCGGAATTATCCATGCAAAGAGTGGTTTGGGCAGACACAACAATCGAAGGTGGCAGTACCCAACCGTTAGTATTGCCCCGGCCTAAAAATATTCGTGAAAATTACTATGAGGATATCGCGGTATATGCCTTTCCCGCTTTGAGGGGGGGAGACAGCTCAACCGATAACATCAGACCTGAAGTAAGAACTAACGCTGAAGGGCAGGATGCCGGTAAGCTGGTCGTTCCGGGCAATACTGAGAACTTTTCCTATAAGAAACCTTGTTGGATTGAATACCGCTTTAAGGAACCTTTTACCTGCAGGACGGTGGATATAACAACCAAGGGCGTTACTTTTCAGGCAAAAAGGCTGAGCATATGGATTAGCGACGACGGTCAAAACTACCGGTTTTTTACAAGGCTGAAACCAGCCCGCAGCGGATGGCAAGACTATACCTATCCGGTGCATTATACGATCCCGGCTGTAAGGTCAAGATATTTTCGGTTCGTATATGATCCTGCCGGAACAGAACCCGGCAGCGAGGATCTGGATGATGCAAAATGGAGTCCCAGTTTAAAGCTGACGGGCCTTAGATTAGGTTCCCGTTCTCAAATACCCCACTTCGAGGGTAAATCAGGTGCGGTGTGGCGGATTTCCGATAGGGCGGATTCAGTACTGATTCCCGATAATGACTGTATTGCGCGGCCCCGGTTGCTGAATATTACAGATGCGCTGCAGCCGGATGGCCGACTTCGCTGGAAAGTCCCTGCAGGGCAATGGACCATTTTAAGGATGGGTCACAGTTCTACCGGTATGAAGAATGCCACCGCCGGCGGTGGCCAGGGGCTGGAATGTGATAAGCTCAATCCGGTAGCGGTACAATTACAGTTTGACAATTGGTTTGGTAAAGTCATTCGGCGACTGGGACCGGACTTATCGTCCCGGGTATTGAAAGTCTTCTATATGGATAGCTGGGAATGCGGCTCCCAGAACTGGTCGCCGGTATTTCGAAAGGCGTTTAAGGAAAAGCGCGGCTATGACCCGCTCGATTATCTGCCGGTTATGGCGGGTTATCCCGTGGGGTCGGCCCGGAAATCAGAAGATTTTTTACATGATATACGGCTGACCATTGCTGATTTACTGAACGAAAATTATTTTACGACGCTGGCGGATCTGGCACATTCCAAAGGATATAAAGTGGCTGCTGAATGCACCGCACCTATTATGGTTGCCGATGGGATCCGGCATTTTGATCAGGTTGATTTTCCGATGGGGGAATTCTGGTTGCGAAGCCCGACACATGATAAGCCTAATGATATACGGGATGCGATTTCGGGAGGCCATATCTATGGAAGGAGAATTATTCAGGCGGAGGCTTTTACTGAACTCAGGAATAAATGGGATGAGTATCCGGCTATGTTAAAGACTTTGCAGGACCACCATTATGCTTTGGGAGTCAACCGTCTGGTGTTTCATGTTTTCGGAGAAAATCCATGGCTGAACAGGGAACCGGGAATGACACTCGGCGGCGTCGGCCTGTATTTTCAGCGCAACCAGACCTGGTGGCCCATGGCCCATGGTTGGATGGACTATACGAGAAGGTGTCAGGCCTTGTTACAACAGGGTGTTCCGGTAACAGATGTCGTTGTTTTCAACGGGGAAGAGCTTCCTTCAAGAGCTGTCTTGCCCGATAGGCTGGTATCCACGTTGCCCGGAATTTTCAGCGACGAGCGATTGTCGCAAGAAAGAAAAAGATTGACTAACGAAGGGAACCCCATGCAGCATATTCCGGAAAAAGTGACTTCTTCTGCCGGGATTACAACAGCCAAGGATTGGGTGGATCCACTACATGGCTATAAATACGATGCGATCAACCGTGATGCGCTTTTGCGTCTGGCGACCGTTCGGTCGGGGCGCATTGTACTTCCCGGAGGTGCCAGTTATGGAATACTTGTTTTGCCAAGACTGGATAAGATGGATCCCAATCACCAGTATATGAGCGTAGTGGTGGCCAGAAAACTATTGCAACTTGTCAAGGCAGGCGCCCGTATTTTGGTGGACCGGTATCCGAGGTTTCCGCAAGGACAGGCGGAAGGTATATATTCAGGCGATACGCTCAGAGCGTTGATAAAGGAACTGATCGGAACCAGACGTTTTTTTGATGATCATTCCTCTTCCGGTTATGTCAGAAAAGTAGGAAAGGGTGAGGTATTATATGGTCCTTATACCAGAAAGGATTTTAATGGGATAGGTATTGAAAGAGATTTTCAGGCGACAGGGGAGAAAGGCCTGCCGCTAAAAGGCATTGCCTGGAATCACCGGCAGCTGGATCATGTAGATAAAACGACTTTGAAAAGTAATAGCGATGTGCCCAATCTGGATTCTGTGGGCGCAACAGACCTTTATTTTGTCGCCAATCAGACAGACACTGCCAGACGATTTCAAATAACCTTAAGAGAAGGGGCGAAGGTGCCGTTGCTGTATGATCCGGTACAGGCCCGTTATTTACCTGTCAGCCGTTGGAAAACCGATAAGGAAAAAACAACGGTAGGCCTGCAACTGCCAGCAAACGGGTCGGTATTTGTTTTATTGAAAAAAAGCAAGACCGTGCCAGCCGGCGCCACGGGTAAAAGCGTTGAAGAAGTTAATGAATCAAGGCAAACACTGGAATTGTCCGGTGCCTGGAAGGTGCAGTTTGATCCGAGGCGTGGCGGGCCGGCAGAGCCGGTCCTGTTTGACCGTTTAACGGATTGGACACAGAACGCTTTGGAGAGTATCCGCCACTATTCAGGTGTAGCTACTTATTTGTTGAACTTTAACTGGAAAGGTGCAGCCGGTGGCGGCTCACTGAGTCATAAAATAGCCTTTCTGACACTCGGAAAGGTCAATAATATCGCCGGTATTCGTCTAAATGGCATAGACTGTGGCGTAGCCTGGACGGCGCCCTATCAGGTAGATATTACAAAAGCGCTGAAAGTAGGCAACAATCATCTGGAAATAAAAGTGGCCAATACATGGTCCAACCGTATTATCGCCGATCAGAAATTGCCTGCATCCGAAAGGCAGACCTGGACTACCGCACCATTCAATCTGGAAAAACGTGGCCCGCTGCCGGCAGGTTTATTGGGACCGGTCCGTTTGATCGTGGAAGATGTTTATCCTAAAGATCAATAG
- a CDS encoding cupin domain-containing protein: MTPQEIIDLLHLKPNPEEGGYYADTYTAAIKIPNRDLPGFAPTREERAICSAIYYFLEQNDFSAMHKVTGDMLYHFYNGDPVEMLLLYPEGFAKKSETCIFSGDLRICNNPMKLIPGGTWLGSRLLPKGSYALMGVTMSPGFNPADYTIGNRQELIRQYPEQAQLITALTRD, encoded by the coding sequence ATGACTCCACAAGAAATTATCGACCTGTTACACCTCAAACCTAATCCGGAAGAAGGCGGCTATTATGCTGACACCTATACGGCGGCCATAAAGATCCCCAACAGAGATCTGCCCGGATTTGCGCCCACCAGGGAAGAGCGTGCTATATGCAGTGCTATATACTATTTTCTGGAGCAAAACGACTTCTCGGCCATGCACAAAGTTACCGGAGATATGCTCTACCATTTTTACAACGGAGATCCCGTTGAAATGCTCCTGCTATATCCCGAGGGCTTTGCCAAAAAATCGGAAACCTGTATATTCAGCGGTGACCTGCGTATCTGCAATAACCCGATGAAACTGATCCCCGGCGGTACCTGGTTAGGGTCGCGTTTGTTACCAAAAGGTTCATATGCCTTAATGGGTGTTACCATGTCTCCGGGATTTAATCCCGCCGACTACACGATTGGGAACCGGCAGGAACTCATCCGGCAGTACCCGGAACAAGCGCAACTGATCACAGCGCTGACACGGGACTAA